One genomic segment of Acanthopagrus latus isolate v.2019 chromosome 14, fAcaLat1.1, whole genome shotgun sequence includes these proteins:
- the nfyba gene encoding nuclear transcription factor Y, beta a: MDGDSSTTDASQLGITGEYMASGHYVLQSQDDDAEEGMGDHDDGGIKENFREQDIYLPIANVARIMKNAVPQTGKIAKDAKECVQECVSEFISFITSEASERCHQEKRKTINGEDILFAMSTLGFDMYVEPLKLYLQKFREAMKGEKGIPGVAVGESLGEDLTDDSFTNPLPAGIITADGQQQNVMVYTTSYQQIPTVQQIQFS; encoded by the exons ATGGACGGAGACAGCTCAACCACTGACGCCTCCCAGCTGGGCATCACTGGAGAGTACATGGCATCTGGCCACTATGTACTTCAGTCTCAAGATG ATGATGCAGAGGAGGGAATGGGTGACCATGACGACGGTGGTATCAAAGAGAACTTCAGGGAGCAGGACATCTATCTTCCCATTGCCAACGTTGCTCGCATCATGAAGAATGCTGTTCCTCAGACTGGAAAG ATTGCAAAAGACGCCAAGGAgtgtgtgcaggagtgtgtgagcgagttcatcagcttcatcacatCAGAGGCGAGTGAGCGCTGCCAccaggagaagaggaagaccATCAACGGGGAGGATATCCTTTTCGCCATGTCCACGTTGGGCTTTGACATGTACGTGGAGCCGCTGAAGCTCTACCTGCAGAAGTTCCGAGAG GCCATGAAGGGGGAGAAGGGGATTCCAGGGGTGGCTGTGGGAGAAAGCCTGGGAGAGGATCTCACAGATGATAGCTTCA CAAATCCACTGCCAGCAGGGATTATCACAGCAGATGGTCAGCAGCAGAACGTCATGGTGTACACCACCTCATATCAACAG ATTCCCACTGTACAGCAGATCCAGTTTTCATGA